The genomic window TTGTTAATCTTTTTTCCAATGCACATTTCGCCTCCATAAAACTCCTAATAATCATTGTACTACTGCAATGATCCATTGATCTTGTCACTTACATCATTCTACATATTGGTTTGTAACCACTAGCACAATCCACAGAGTCACTGTAATGGAATGTCTTCTTCAAAAAATCTACCACCTATGTATATAgaaacaaatattttgtagAAAATAAACCACATAGTAGTAGAAAACTTTGGTAGTATAAAACATCGGCTAATTGGTCTTTTGAAACATTTTTCTACCAAAGTGTATTTCCAGGAGCCATTATCTACAAGCAATATGTAGTGATACCTGATAAAGTGTGGcggttttttcttcttcgaCAATTGGTCATGGATTAAAGTTTCATGTTACCGTCAAAgttttctactatacagtaatactAAGTACAGTATAATCCATGAACCCTCAAAATGGATAGTAATAAGGATTGTTACTTGTTACTATCATGTGGCCTGCATATCCAATGGTATAATGGGAAATGCAAGAAGGCTAAAGCACAGGAGTCACATTCATGTTTGCCACACTGCGCAGAAAAGACGTCGCTTAAAGCCAgtcttgagtagtttgagtaatgctGGGGGACAAAACCCATTAGGatggtagtgtagctatccagtAGTAGTGTTGGTTTGagtttgcctgatgtgcaatttgctggtcacatatattgctACTACCCTGTATCGATAAAGTGTAAAGGGATATATACTCTGCAATATGAACAGCTTGATTATCAACTTACTTGTCTTTGAATGTGAAACCAGGACACTTATTGATaatgtacacccatgtacaccttAGCATGATCCCAACCCCCCAAAGTGTTAGAATAAATGAACACTacctacatatgtacacacttaTGTACTGATGCACATTATGTCATATTAAAACTAGATTCTCAGTATAGAGTGTATAAAATACAAGttctgtcagaccttcagtgctggtagTCATAAAGCACTATTGCTTTGTACTCACCAGCATGGCCCAATGATTGTGTAAATGTATGGGAGCTATCCAATAATCAAAAGCAAAGAGTTTGTCCTAAAATGTACACAACAGATGTGTATAGCTAACACATATCACAGATGTGTATACATACCTGCTTCCAACAGATAGATGGAAAATTTGCTACGACTTGACTATTCATTGGGTACACATTCtaaataaactttagcataaaacTACTTCAACATACAATTGGGTCAAATACCTTAAAGCTCTGTGCAATAAGAATTGTATATGCATTGATAACCTAACatgtataatacataattaatgtAATTTAGTACAGTAATAGCATACGTGATCATTTAGCCAAGAAGATACACCTGAGCTGCATGGGTTTAGACACTGCAAATGTGTTCTGTTCAATATGAATGATTTCTTCTTATTCATCTTGGACTCTTGGAAAACCACCTCAGTGCATTTCTCATCCAAGTGTATGTGAAACTTATCAGCAAATTCTAAACAATCAAAAGACAATGCAATCATGTATGAATATACAGGGTAGATCACACAGTGTAGTCCTGCAACAATTGTAACAACAACTAGGCAcctcttggcagtattggttttaATCAACCCAAACACATCTCAAAGTCCTTAATTTTTCTTTTAATTCGATGGATGGATGGATTTTCTACTGGTAGGCTTACTAACAACCTACGTAACTTACTGACTGAGTATATAGTACCTCAGTAAGGCATTGATTTGCTGTAGTGTGTTAATGGCTTTATTTTTTGTCTATCATACAAACTTTTTGCATATGCCACTAACAGGGGAGCTAACAGTCAAGCTAAGTTACAATGTGTAGGGCCACGTAGTCACATAACAGCTATTTTTTAATTGCAATTAGCTTAATTATTGTGGTGTGCACTTGGATCAAATTTGTGAGACAGTAATTTCTATGTACTTTTCATGTTCTTGCTAGCGAGCTAATGTGCAATACAAACAAAAAGCCAGTTGAACCCTACATACCATTATCACTACAGCGAAATCGAAAGACTTGACTAACTATCCATGCTATGTGTACTTATCAAGTAAGCACACACctttgtttattgttgtagTACTTCCACCATCAACTGCAGAACCATTCTCTTCTGGGCCATAAATGGTCCGAATACAATGCTTGATGTCCTTAGCTGAAGTAACGAATTTGTCTTCACTATGTGACAGAACTGCTTCTAGCAGTATAAAACTAAGCTTCAGTAGCTCAGTGTTATAATCTGTTGTAATACTGCAGTACCTTGAGGGCTAGAGTTTTTATACAATAAAGCAGTTACTACAGTCATGCATCATAAAAATTACCAATACTTTTTCTTCCCCAGGTGTAAGTTCCTgctgtaaaaaaattatttgtatataatGTTATAATATGTGATATAATTTGAAAGATAAACTTACATTTTCTGAAACTGAATGGGTAATATCATTAATTATCTCTACTCCCTCACTCCTTACATGCACCTACGTACATATGTGGTTAAAGTAATTACATTACAAACCTACTTGTATACACTACGTATGTATACCATTAATTGTGTTACTAACAGATGTGATATCACAGCCTGAGAAATACTATGTACCTGTATTGTGCTAGGAACATCCTAACTGTTAAATGTAGTCTGTTGCCCAATTTGGTACTCAACAAACTTCATTAATGAATGTGTACATCATTCACATTTTATTAGATACAAACCTTTGCTGTGCTGCTAGCATCTGTTACAGTAGTGTTGAATTTCAACTGTTGCTTGGCTGCTTGGCTAATATTAAGCTTCAGTGTTATCAATGAATTAAATAATCATTCACGTTAATTGTATATACGTACCTGTGGAGCAATAGTGGCATCCTTACTATTAGTTTTGTCTCCAATTCCAACTTGGCTCTTGCATTAAAATTTATAAAATAAGTTAGTGTAGGTACAAGTATAGAAACCTGGGTTGTGTTGTTAGTAGTCTTAGTGCTAAGCTTAGGTTGTTGTTTTATTGCTTGATCAACCACAAACTATAGTGTTATCAATGAACCATGCACCTCCTTCACCTACTATTGTTTTACCTGTGAAGTATCAGTAGTGCCCTTTTTGTTAGGTTTTCCACCTTGACCAACTTGGCTcttattttgtatgcatgtgtgtataaatCCACTATTGTAAGAGATATATAAACCTTAGTTGTGCTGCTAGGATCAAAAGTGTTGAGCTTCTTGGTTACTTGGCCAACCACAAACTGTGTATAGTGTCAAGAATAAACTCTAGTGTTTATATTTAATTATACCTGTGGAGCACTAGCATTGTGTTTAGCTAAATCTCCTTGGTTAACTCGTTTCTACAACCATGCCATGAATGATAAAGTATTTCCTTCAAACACAAACCCATGCTGTGCTGTTAGTCTTCTTTGTGTTGCTGTTAGTCTTCTTTGTGTTTAACTTCAGCTGTTGCTTTGCCTTGGTTGCTTGTCTAACTGCAAACTATATTATACGGTAGTGTAAGTTTTAGTTCATAGTTTACTACATATACCGGAGCATTATTGGCATCAATACCCTTGCTATTACATGTGTCGTCATAAACCTATTATTGCCAATAAAGTAGATGTATTATAAAATTACACAAACCCATGCTTTGTTGCTAGCATCTTTAGTGCTGATTTTCAGCTGTTGCTTGGTTGCTTCGCCAACGACAGTCTATTGCATTGTCAATTAATTAACTTTGGCATTACATTTTATGTACCTGTGGAGCAAAAGCACAATCCTTGCTGTTTGATTTCTTTCCGTGGCCAACTTGGTTCTTGTTCACCAGCTGTAAAGTGGTACTCAATGGATGAGTATAATGTGTACAGAACCTCTGTATTAATAGCATCTGGTTGAGATCCTTGGCTACCACATATGTTCGCATTCTCCTGCATTAACCATACATCATATTCTTCTAAAACTAATATATGAAATACCTGTGTCAGTGTTAGTGCAGAATTGTCCTTTTTTTGATAAAACAAAATGTAGCCCTGTTGTTTAAGGACATCTGCTTCGGAAACGTATCGTACATTAGAATCATCAAATATTGACCATCCTGCAAACGTATCCACACAAGTGACATAGTGTCCAGAAGCAGCTTCTGTCCCAATGTGTGACACAACAGCTTTTAGATCATAACTGTGTTCTGTTTCCTGCAAAATAGGTTTAAACGTGGTTTCACCATGTGCACATCAAACCTGATTGTAAATAATGCATAAGGAACTAACAATTGGCATAGATGTGCATATTTTCTTGACTTTACTTCGCCTACTTTCAAATCTAATGCATAAACACAGCAGATAAGGTGTGTGCAGAATAATTATATgatatatagatagatagatatagatagatagatagatagatagatagatagataggtatagatagatagatagatagatagatatagatagatagatagataagatagatagatagataagatagatagatagataggtagatagatagatatagatagatagatagatagatagatagatatagatagatagatagatagatagatagatagatatagatagatagatagatagacagactATAAAGTAAGAACATTttaaaagtatatatatatatatatatttttatttattactgtgtaggactccatcaaggagtataacacacagatacaaaaacaaaatcaaagtaaattcagatgatttaacaaaatgtccttaaaacagtttatagatggctgattgaccacatcttctggcaaagtgttccataatttaatagtggatggtaaaaaggaaaataagtacgagttgatatatgtatgtatgtaggtgttTATGGTATTTAGGTAACATGACTTACTAGTTTTGTAGTCTTGCTAAAATATGTCCAAAGGGGCATAATAAGATTATTGATGAATGGCGTAGGGGAGCGAAATAGTGTCAAGATCTGTGTGGTTACACACATCGGCATACATACAGGGCAGGGGTCCTGCCACGGAGTCTCCAAAGGAAATTTTGTATTATAGACTCTGTTTCTGATGCATTCAGTGTATGCTTAAGTTAAATTAGGTAGGCTTAACACCTACCTAATTTATTATACATTAGAGTATCCTATAGGGAACAATCATTCACTAAATCCAGATGCACATGCAGTAAAGCAACTAGCTATAGTAAGCAAGAAAGTGTACAGTTCATTTTCAGACTTAATAATAGATACTGTCATTTATTGTCCCAATTGTGATTATAAAAAAAAGTGTTGAAAGATGCTAACCCATGCACTTGGATGAATGGAGTAAATAGTAAGCGTAATATATAAATACCTACCGTTTAATATGAACAATCAGAATATCAGGCAGTGTTTTAGCACAATAGTGGATGTCAGCTATGCAAGACGTTTTACATCTGTGTAATTAAATCACTGTATTATATACAACACCAAAAATGTAAACATGTATATGTACCTTGAACAGTTGTATTTGTTGGGTCCATCCAGTTGTTCAGTTTTATCCAGCTCTTCTACGATGACTTTTGGTAAAGTTGAATTGAAAACCTGAAATTAAAGGTTTAAAGCCGAACTAAATAATGAAGCAACACATGTGCAAGCACAAACATCACATAACATCTAATACTTAGGCTAGGCCACACAATTATCAAATATGTGTACCTGATGTGAATAAACTGGTACATCGAGATGATTATATTTTGATACTGCTTGTGATGATATTTGACATTTGCTACATGTTACTAATAAAGCAAAAACAGTAGAGCAAAACGATGCAGTAATTAAGCTATGCTTACCTTCTCTGAACATTTCAAACTGAATAAGTTTTTCAATGCCTGCTGCAAATGCTGACTTTGAATTCAATATCCCCAATAGCATTTCATGAGCATCATATTGCATTCCATATCGCCAATTATGGATAATGTCTAGATCATTATATTAGTATTGTATAAGTTGTTTATAATAAAACTGCAATATAGCAACAAATTAAAGTTGGGTTAGCAAACACGTAGCTACTAACAAGAGGCCCAGTGCTCGGAACAGTTTACAGATATTAAAAGTAAGTTCCTTTGTAATAAGCTCTATTTCTTGCTAAAGTGCTCAAGATTAAGTACAATTTTAACTTTGTAGCTACTAGATAGGTTAATTGTGGCAATGGATGTTTGTACATATAAAGCAGCAATTTCCAGAGCTACAATTCGCCTTTGTCACCTGTTGGTGGAGTTACGTACTAGGGCTAAAAAATGGCAAGGATTACTCCTGAAATAGAATGATAGAACCTGAAGTTGATTCTTTACTGTACACTAATACTGCTGGGACTGATTACCAGAATGACTGATAAACACAGACTGTTTCTTGAGATTTGTTTAATACATCACTATACCACTATGTAAAGGATTAATCATCATTTTTATTGTATGATATAGCAGGTGTAGTGTGTTTTTACATTAACAGTTTCATATTTcatataataaataaacaaataaatatttAGTTATCAGTAAACAGTGCCATTTGCGGTTGATATTATGGCTCATGAACTACGTATATAGTTTGAGTGGCTCTACCACAGGACGATAAGCTATAGTTATCActggtgataactaacttattgCACAGTCCAGTAGTACCATTCTGTCTTGCTTTACGGTAGTTAACATGCAGTGCAGCACTTGCACTTTGATACTGGGATTTATACATACTACTATATCCTCAGTGCTGTAGTCTAAGAGCTATAATTAGATAGTCCAAATACATGGAAATGTGATTGTGCTAACTGTGAAAAAACAGCTGGGGCACATTGCTATACACCATTACACAACAGGTCAtgtctcagtactggaataaaATACAGTGTATTTTATAACTTTAACCCATGGCTAATAGGCCATAGTATCAAGAGTATAATATTAAGAGGTGATGGCATTAAGTTATGCATAATGACCGACAGTTTGGACAAGTGGGGAAATTTTGTGTACCCACATACCCTGTTTCTGCAGGCTCAGTTATAATTTAGGTTGCATGCGCACCACCTTAAATTTTACTTAAAATCAAAACTAGAGTAGTTAGATACATTTCACCTATAATGCTATTATTATAGCAACTACTTTACTGTATATTATAGCTAAACTGAACAGAATACACTGCAGTCATGCAGGTGTTGCGAATAGCAGCAGCAGTATAAAATACATCATAGATCagtattatatagttacttgGAAGGTAGTTGACGATAGCTGTAGGATACACTGGCCTTGAGATAAACTCATCACTTCTCTCTACTTGACTGCACAACTTTCTCAATTCACTA from Dysidea avara chromosome 2, odDysAvar1.4, whole genome shotgun sequence includes these protein-coding regions:
- the LOC136247855 gene encoding uncharacterized protein, producing MGLFGFENRGNICFLISVLQCLIRIPKFLHFWTHSAGTDRNCIVASELRKLCSQVERSDEFISRPVYPTAIVNYLPNIIHNWRYGMQYDAHEMLLGILNSKSAFAAGIEKLIQFEMFREVTCSKCQISSQAVSKYNHLDVPVYSHQVFNSTLPKVIVEELDKTEQLDGPNKYNCSRCKTSCIADIHYCAKTLPDILIVHIKRFESRRSKVKKICTSMPIVSSLCIIYNQETEHSYDLKAVVSHIGTEAASGHYVTCVDTFAGWSIFDDSNVRYVSEADVLKQQGYILFYQKKDNSALTLTQENANICGSQGSQPDAINTELVNKNQVGHGKKSNSKDCAFAPQTVVGEATKQQLKISTKDASNKAWVYDDTCNSKGIDANNAPFAVRQATKAKQQLKLNTKKTNSNTKKTNSTAWKRVNQGDLAKHNASAPQFVVGQVTKKLNTFDPSSTTKSQVGQGGKPNKKGTTDTSQFVVDQAIKQQPKLSTKTTNNTTQSQVGIGDKTNSKDATIAPQLNISQAAKQQLKFNTTVTDASSTAKVHVRSEGVEIINDITHSVSENQELTPGEEKVLPSRYCSITTDYNTELLKLSFILLEAVLSHSEDKFVTSAKDIKHCIRTIYGPEENGSAVDGGSTTTINKEFADKFHIHLDEKCTEVVFQESKMNKKKSFILNRTHLQCLNPCSSGVSSWLNDHVINAYTILIAQSFKNVYPMNSQVVANFPSICWKQDKLFAFDYWIAPIHLHNHWAMLVVDFLKKTFHYSDSVDCASGYKPICRMMSFMEAKCALEKRLTIGWKDWRIQLHYEFPRQQNATDCGIFALKAAVSIISQSPGQMKFMQEGICQVRYKI